CAAAGATATTTTGGCACTAACAGCGTGATCTATAGCAAGAAAGATGATAAGTCTGTTCCAGCCTGTGAAATTTCCAAAGAAACGGAGAACCAAGGGAGTATAAAGGAGAATAAGAAAAAAGACTTGGTAAATATTATTAAGGGCATGAGAGTTGAATTAAGCACAGTAAATGTACAAACAACAAAGCCACCCAATAGAGGACAACTTAAAAGTTTGGAAGCTGCAATTGGCAGACTTCAAAAATCTCCGGAAGATGCCCCCCAAAAGAGGTAAATTGAATtgcaatttgaatttttttttttaagtaattttggaAACTCCAGTaaactttttctttcagaaaaaaaaaattttttttaattaaagtacatTGGAGGTATGGAATTAATGAAGACTAAAAATTAGTTTGTAAACACAGAGACTAATAATTAAATGAGTAATACTGTTATTCTTCTATATTTAAGTGGATATCTGTATAGAGtctagagagaggaaaaaaatagtgaTCTAATTGAGAATTCcacattcttttacatatttatCAGTTGTTAACCACATTTAATTGCTTTAAGCTGTTTATTAACAAATTATTTACATCCTGATTTGAAGGTAGCTTTGCATCTCTGAAAGACTTCTTTAtttgaaatttcattaaaaaattccaCCTAGTGTAAAATTTTGGCATTTAATTACACCTGTTTTATATGACTTCCTTTGACCAGTAATTCCAGGGCTCTCAGCTTATGTGGTTTCTTAAAAGTATTATTAATTCCTTGTGCTTGTTAAAAGAGTATAATTTACTGAATCTAAGTACAATCATGATATTTTAGCATTTTGTTGTAGTTTCTATGTCAAGATTTTGTTTTagttatatataagtatataaataatgATTGTACCAACGACATCATCAGTAATAAGAAATGTGGCTTTAAGATCCCTGTCACTTAGCAGAATAAACAGATAATACAGATTTCTGTACTCAGTGACTTAAcgctttttaattagtttttattacagttgcttttcaatgttgtattagtttccgcTGTACAGGAAGataaatcagccatacatatacctatatcccctcccttttggacttccttcccattcagtttaattcattaaaacttaacattttaatGGAATTGTTTGATTTCTATATTGTATCAAAACTACCACTGGAAGGCATAACTAGGTAGAGAGTAAGCTAATATTGATAATATtcaaacacacattttaaaatatttatgaagaatgaggttttttccccattttccagaCCTGTTTATGAtcccttttgcttttttattatagtttagtTAACTGTTAATGAAGTGGTTCAGATGTGTTGATTGCTTTGCAGAGATtcagtaagtgaaaagtgaaagtgaaggtctctcagtcgtgtccgactctttgcgaccccacaggccatacagtccctggaattctccacgccagaatactggagtgggtagcctttgccttcatccaggggatcttcccgacccagggatctaacccaggtctcccgcattgcaggctaattctttaccagctgagccacaagggaagcccaagaatactggcgtgggtagcctatcccttctccagtggatcttcccgacccaggaatcaaactggggtctcctacattgcaggcggattctttaccaactgagctaagagGGAAGAGATTCAgtaaaggtaattttttaaaattgctttccaATTAGGTATGAATGAGACAAGCATTAAAGCCTAGGAGAATTCTGTACTCAGACTGCTTTGTGTTGTAAGGGATTCCAGATGCACAGATCCACTGgtttgtctggtggctcagaatctgcctgccagtgcaggagactcaggtttgatccctggatcaggaaggatcccctggaggaggaaatggcaacccactccagttaccttgcctggaaaatcccatggatagaggagcctggctggctacagtccatggggttgcaaagagtcggacacgactgagcgagtaacataGACAGATGCACAGAAGTAGGTTAATCATTGTCTGATTCATGATGCACTGTCATTGCTTCGTGCATggcctgctttcagtttttttatttgtattatgtaTTGAAACCTATGCACATTTATATAGATACCATGGATGTGTAACTATTGCCCCCAAAGTTAGCAGCATAAAACAACCAGTTTTTAATGCTCATGAATTCTGTGGGTCAGCAGTGTGGATGGAGCACAATGAAGAAGGTTAATCTCCACCACAATGTCTGGCCTCAGCTGGAAGACTCGGAAGTTCAGGAGCTGGAACCGTCTGTGGGTTTGCTCACTCTGGTCTGGCAGTTGATACTGGCTGTTAGCCGATACCTTAGCCAGAACTGTTACAGAAACACCTGTGTGTGGCCTGGGCTCCCTCATTGCAGGGTGGCTGGACCCCATCTTCACCTTCCCATCAGTAACCTTCTGTCCTGAGGCAGCCgctgttgtgatttttttttttccaccttaaTTTGGGGAGTGTCCGGAGAGAAAACGAGCCCCTAGGAATTGTGTAGTTTTTATGACCTAGCCTTCGACACTGTCACTCTCATTCCTGTTCCATACTGATTTTTGAAGGCTTCGTGCTTTCTATCACAGCAGCTGCTGGAGAACCATCTTCACAAAGATATGGTGACATAGAAAGGAATATATGTTAAAGCTGTGAACTACCTTTCACAGTCGCTGACAGACGTGGCTGATATTTCCCTGAGGTACTCTGGGGTGCCTTGGGGCACAGTTTGGGAACCAAGGTCCAGGTCTGTATTGAGGTCCCTGTGAGAGGCCCTGGAACCACATCTTTTAAGTTTCTTAGAATTCCTGTTGTCTGAAAGGTACTCGAAGGCACTGTCTAAAATCTTTCTAACATCTTAGGTTTTTACAGTCATGTCCACAGCTTTGGATCCAAATATATCATGAAACCTAATAAGACCCCTGGTGGGCACAGTGGTAACCAAAATTTCTAGCTCCTACTTTAATTAATATCCTCTTTACCAACCACTTGCTCCGATTTCAGCTACCTATTCTTTAAGGTCCCCTTTCTTTCAGTTTCTGGTAACATTGATTTACATACAACTCTCACTCACAGCTTCCTTGAGGGTCTCTTTGAGGTCAAGCTTCAGGGATTTGGGAACTTCAGTTTTCATGTTACTCATCATTTCCTGAGATAGAAAGCCAAGTAAAGTAAAACAGTAATTTGGATCCCACTAATTGAGATGGTCCTATGATGAAGTTTTGATAATTACCATATCTTGCCATTCTTGTGTCATCTATACCTTCACTCGCTTTCCATCTCCCACTTGATGATTTATGATCCCCCCTCTCCCTGGGTAAAATTTACGTACATTAAAGTATACAGATTTTAGCGGCAGGATACTGACAAATTGATGCGTGTGTGGAACCCCCACACTTTCCAAGATGCAGAGCATTCTCCAGCTTCACCTTCCCCATTGGTAACCTTCTGTCCTGAGGCAGCtgctgttctgattttttttttcccaccttaaTTTGGCCTCTTgatataagtagaatcatgcaAGATACACTTTTCTTTAATCcagcttctttcattcattttcatacaTGTGACGTGAGCTGAGTACTGTTTGTTGCATGGATATGTATCACAGTTTATCTGTTCTGGTGATAGtgctttgggttgtttccagtttggggagaTTTTGATTAAAGCTCATATAAACAGGTTTCACAGCTTTTATATTTGCTTGCAGTCTGTattgttttttgaaataaaatggcatctaatttaaaaatccacaaattTATCCTTTTTGAGGCTGATCCCTCATCCCTCCACCTCCATATATTGTTCTGAGTTAGTATTGTGCTGCATTAAGGATCCATTAACTTGAACTTTCAGCATTGTAACACTTATTATAAAACTGATACCTCatatttaagaattctttttttttttaagtttattgaagtgtagttgatttacaatattgtgttaagaATCCTTGATTTTGTTAGGAATTGAATGGTGCTTTTCGAATGACAAGAAGTGTTTTACCCAGGAAATCAAATTTGACTTTCCACTGAAGTCATGCCTCTGTCtctcatttgttttccatgttcTCTTTCTGAAGCAAGTCCCTGAGCCCGGAGTTGGTGGCGGCTGCAACTGCAGTTGCTGACTCTCTCCCTTTTGACAAGCAGACCACCAAGTCGGAGCTGCTCAGGCAGCTCCGGCAGCACGAGGAAGACTCGAAGGCTCAGAAGGATGGAGAGAAACCCAAAATTAGGTTAGTGAGTCAGATAGCCGTGCCAGTGGCGCAGATACCTCCAAGAGGCTGGCTTCACTCAGTGCATGCCGAGCAGTATACGTAATATATCCATTCGTATATAAAGTATGCCTCGTAAATATTAGCAGTTTGATTTCTGTTATAACTCAAATGTTAATAAGGAAGATCACAGTTTTACAAGACCAGTGGAATGGTTAAAACTTCTTTTGAGACGTTACATAATTCTTGTCCCTGAAAAAGAAGTGGTACATTCAgtaatgttattaaaaataataagtaacaGAATAAGAATTTCTCtgagaagattttttttgttaaataatgTGCTGATTTTAGGCACAATGTGATCactcattttatttgtatttgaacAAACGTAATGCAGCAAATAAAAATGGCTACATTTCAACTTTAATGCAGCTTTTTAATTTAGGTGATAGGGATACAGATACTGATTGTATTTCCCCTTCTCTGGATGTGTGACAGTTTCTCACGAGTGACACCTTTAATCATGttttgaatgaacttttttgaATAGCACTTTTAAAAGAGCAGCAGTGATCTTAGTGGTCTGTGGTATTGATAGACAACATATAGTCTTTTATTTAGACATAACTTTTCtgttcattattagtatatagaagtgaaataaaaattatatgaatctCATGTTTCAGAAAGTTCATTACTCTTCCATagccctttctcttttctcagtttcAGTAACATCATATCAGATATGAAAGTTGCCAGATCCTCCACAGCGAGAGCTAGCACACGACCCGTGCACCAGATTCAGTTTGACGAAGGGGCCGATGATTTTGTTGACCGAGAGGAGGCCGCTGATCTGAGAAAACGGTACTCAGGCTCTGCACTGTATTTGATTTGATTTGTTGAACTGTCGATTGACTCTGTTGCCGTGTATATTCTTGCTGTTGGGTATCTGAACGTCACAGATACGTTTACATCTGTCTCCATAGTCTCTGCTTCCCATCTCCTAGAAAGGAAAAGGTGTACTGGCTTTAGCAGCCTTCCATTTTCTATCTTGTAAGTCGAAATGGGCCCTGCCTCACATTTGCCCTGGTTAGCGGTCTCCTGATTTAGAGTAAGTGGAGCTGACCAAACTCTGAACACACGAATGTTTTGTGAGAAGCATTATTTTTCATTCTGATGTTGCATGTTCATGTAGCCTTTACCTTTCTCTAGAATCATCTTTCTTCACACCTCAGAGAAAGGACCCACCATCAAAAAAAGGAAGATCCACTATAATACCTTTAAGTGGTAGCTTATTTGTGGCAATCTCAATTTGGTAATTTGTAGTTCTTGAAGATGCTAAGCCATGTCTTACATAGTTATTTTATAGTAGGAAGCTGCCTGTGTTTACGCAAAGTTTGTGCTTTTTCTCCTTGAAGCCTATGAAGTGATAGTTGGGGAGAGAAAGCCAAATATTTAGCATGGTCTGACAAACACTAACTGAACTTTATAGCAGCATGTGCTTAAAATTGGAGGGTTTTCTGTGTGTTGCTTATTCCATGGATTTTGTTCTACGTATAATCTCAGGAACCTGAGTTAGTGCCTTCTGggtattaaattattattattttttttggggggggtattaaattattaatttatacaaGAGGATTGGAAAAGATGGTCAGCAGTTAATAAAGGAAGTTCAGAGGTTATAGTGACTTTGGAAGATTATTTGAATTAAAGTAATTTGTATATCTATGACATTGAACAAAGTAGAATGTGTCACTTGGAATTTAACTTAAGATTCCCCcaataatgacctatatggggataaaatctgaaaaagagtggctatatttatttgtataactgactgactttgctgtacagcaaaaactaacacagcattgtaaatcaactatactcgagtaaaaaaaaaattccacaaaacaccCTAGAAAACTTCACAAAGAGCTTCTCCCAAAATATTTAACTGTAGTCATCTTTAAATCAGTCTTCGAGTCAGTCTTCTCTGAAATGATTCCATACAACTACATCAGAATGCTATATCATAGGTTGATTTTTAATGATTTGAGCTGTCATCAAAAATTAGAAGGCAACAAGGCAGAAGCTAAAAGAGTAGGGAAGGGGTTTATGTGCTTATAATGCCGGCATTAAAAAGCTGCTTACAGGACTCTAGAATAAGGGGAAGCAATGATGAGATACCAGATTGTTCACCTGCTCTGACTTGGAGCAACCTAGACAACCCAGGCCCAACTGATTCCTTCTATTAGAGGTGGAAAAGTGTGAATCCCAAGTGCTGGCTTTGAAGCCACGCTGGCCTGCACCGTGCATCTGACTAATTCCGGGACTGGCCATCTTTCATGGTCCTGTCGGTCTGTTTGCCTACCTGTGACATGCTGAATGTGAAGCCCTAGGgcatggctcaaatggtaaagaatctgcctgcaaggcaggagactcaggttagacccctgggtccggaagatctcctggaggagggaatggctacccagcccagtattcttgcctggagaatcccatggacagaggaccctggcgggctacatacagtccatggagtcccaaacagtcggacacgactgagctactaacactttcacttatctaATTttaacatgatattttacattttttcagtTAGTTTAATTTAGTAGAAAAAAGTAATTTGATCCAGAGAAgaattcagttattttaaaagctAACCTTCCAGTTTATAACTTAGTGTTTAATCTGCCAGgaaattttttcaaataagtatGTGAATTGATGCATAAAGCAGTTGATTAAAACGTACAAGGAAAAGTTACCTATTAACTCTGTGAcattaattttgagttaattaaaTAGTGTTGTAAATAAAgttaatcataattttaaaattacagaacgATCACTTTGCGAATGGCgatgttttgatttttctatacagtcttttataattataatttgtaaTTAAGAAGCATGCAGTGTTTTCTAcccttaaaggaaaacaaatgtggACTTTAACAATTTCTAACTTAGCATATTTTGATGTCCTTCCACAACATCAGATTTTCTAAAACCTTAATATGCAATggatcaaataaaaattatagcaaATTAAGCTGATCTTTGCAATTAAGTATTTTGAAACTTAAATTGTTGTAACTGCTTTGCTGTATTGTGATGCAAAAATTCAGGTGAAtttgttcctatttttaattGTCAGTCCTAAAGAcatgtgctatgctatgctaagtcacttcagtcgtgtctgactctgtgcgaccccatagatggcagcccaccaggcttccccgttcctgggattctccaggcaagaacactggagtgggttgccatttccttctccaatgcatgaaagtgaaaagagaaagtgaagtcgctcagtcgtgtccgactcttcgagaccccatggactgcagcctaccaggctcttccgtccatgggattttccaggcaagagtactggagtggggtgccattgccttcaaatgTCTGGTGTGGGTCAgtggaattaattttaatttttttttttactttcaatttttatATTGACTTTCATATAAAAGTGTCCTCTCATAAACAATTTTTGTTGaccatgtataaaaatattcattaaaatattttttttctttttcagttttaggaaaaatatattcaaggggAAGAGACTTAATATTTTTGAGCTTAAGCCAGTTACTGAAGAGGCACCTGAAACAGGTTTGTTAGGAAAATAAGACTGTTCTCCTGCATGGAAAGTAATTGTGGGCTGCCTGTGCCCTGGTCATTGATACTGGAGGGAGAGGAGTTGCTGAAAGATCTTTCCCAATGTTTGAAGAGCCTAGCCATCCATTCCAAACCCTGGAgttttcacacactagcaaaaaaAGTAACACTATTTCTCAGGCATGGAAACCTTCTATCTTTGAAAAATGTCCTACTTTGATTGCATAATAATCAAGTATTTTGATATTCTGTCCTGTCATTGACCATTCATACTcatgttcagtcttgtctgactctttgtgactccatggactgtagccctgccaggttcttctgatcatgggatttttcaggcaagaatactggagtaggtcgccatttcctcctccaggggattgtctcaacccagggatcatacccccatggtcctgcattgcagtggattctgtactcactgagccatcagggaagccctgtctaccTGGATCTTGCTTATTCATGTAGTTGTTAACATGCTTGTGTTGGTCAGGTTTCCCCTTTGAAATGTTGCAGCCCCATGGGACACAGGAGGTAAGTACTGTCCGCTTCAGGGATCCAGATCTATAGAGTGGCTGCTAACCTGGGTTAAAATGTTAATGATCAACTATTACACTATTTGCAACACACCTCTGTGTTGTTAGATAAAGAAAAATTGTAATGTCTGCCTTCTTACTATCTAGAAGAGGAGATGTCATTTATAGATGCTAACTTGTAGAAATGCTTTAGAGATTATTtaggagatgggaaggagagcATTCAGGAAATGTATTTGGTGGACTTGTAGTGTTTTTTTCTTAACACACTTAGTCGGTTagtttttgttctctttcctctttcgGCAAGAAGTCAAATTACTTAGTCACCATTTtaatcctaattaaaaaaaaaaactaagagtgTCCTCTTGCTTGACATTAAATTTGTTTTACTGATAAAGTAAGTGAAGGAACTCCATACAAATGATCTATTCTTAtaagtgactttcatttctaAACATTGTAAGTTAGCTTTTTGAACCTTGGTAGAAATAATTTTAGTTCTGATATTTAAGTTCCTAGGCCATCTTCCAGTGGCTCTATCAGTTATAAAAACATCTGATTTTCCCACTATTCAATAAATCTCTTGACATTAGTGGCTAGGTCtcattgatttttgtatactgaATAGCCCCTAGCCAAGTGGCTTACAAATAATAGCAATCTGTtgtcttaaatcttttttttaacaaattaagcTATAAATAAATACCATGGAGAAAAGGCATTAATTCAGTCACTGTTTGTTCATTTAAACTGAAAATGCAACTAGATGACCAACCCCCTTCTTGTATTGTGACAGCTGCATTCTGTCGCAGATGATTGATGAAAAGGAAGTGCAAAAGCACAGACATGAAGAATGGATCACCTCTCCCCTGTTGAGGTGGCAActctttttttggctacactgcactagcaggatcttagttccccgactagacTAGGGATTGATCCGGGTCTCCCAAGGTGAATCTTAACCGCCAGACCTCCAGAGAATAACAAAGTGGCAACTCTTAAGCTTGCCTCCTAAAGGGAATTTGTTGACAGGGTAGCTACTATTGTCTGCCTAATGAACAACCAGAAGAAGCACATGGATTCTTGAAGGAGCCAGCTTGCTTTTTTAAATCACGTGTCTTATTCCTAAAATTTAAGATGAGCTGGCCCAGAGGTactgaaaatatatgtattttctaaaataatattaagtGATTATGCTCTATAAAGGAAAGTAATGCACAGATTTATATAAATGTACTCTATTGAAGGCATTTTAATAAGCTCTGCTTGCATGAATCTGAAGCAAGTCTTTTGTTCCCAATTAAGTTCAAGCATAGCAACAATGTGCACACTTACATTTAGTGTTTTTCCACTGCTGTTTCCCTACCATGTGTTGATAAAAATAATGCCTGACATGTTGTTGgcattcattaattattttttgacTGACAGAATGAGTTCTTCCATCCCATGGTTCCCAGGTTTCGCTCCCTAAAGGGTGGTGTCTTAGACCCAACTGCTTATCCTGGAGTAACCTAGAGCTGAGAGGCAATTTAGCCTCATGGAAAGAGTTTTGGTGTTGTGTAGATCTTGATTATTAAAATTAAGATTCTGCCTTACTAACCTCTCGGAGTCTCCCTTTTCCCACTTATGAAATGTGGGTAATACATACATctcaaggattaaatgagataatataattaaaatgtcaagtATGTTTGGATGGACTTCctacgtggctcagtggtaaagaatccacctgccgatgcaggagactcaggagacacaggttcaatccctggatcaggaaaatcccctggagaaggaaatgacaacccactccagtattcctgcctgggaaatccc
The sequence above is drawn from the Bos javanicus breed banteng chromosome 12, ARS-OSU_banteng_1.0, whole genome shotgun sequence genome and encodes:
- the MRPS31 gene encoding small ribosomal subunit protein mS31: MFPRVSAVLPFRPLSRLPLCSAGPEASAATVVPLASPHGTVRTKCNIQRYFGTNSVIYSKKDDKSVPACEISKETENQGSIKENKKKDLVNIIKGMRVELSTVNVQTTKPPNRGQLKSLEAAIGRLQKSPEDAPQKSKSLSPELVAAATAVADSLPFDKQTTKSELLRQLRQHEEDSKAQKDGEKPKISFSNIISDMKVARSSTARASTRPVHQIQFDEGADDFVDREEAADLRKRFRKNIFKGKRLNIFELKPVTEEAPETEAAPSLWDVEFAKQLAAVTEQPFQNGFEEMIQWTKEGKLWEFPINNEAGFDDDGSEFHEHIFLDKYLEGFPKQGPIRHFMELVTCGLSKNPYLSVKQKVEHIEWFRNYFNEKQDILKESGINFS